Proteins encoded together in one Manis pentadactyla isolate mManPen7 chromosome 6, mManPen7.hap1, whole genome shotgun sequence window:
- the ZNF24 gene encoding zinc finger protein 24: protein MSAQSVEEDSILIIPTPDEEEKILRVKLEEDPDVEEGSSIPWNHLPDPEVFRQRFRQFGYQDSPGPREAVSQLRELCRLWLRPETHTKEQILELVVLEQFVAILPKELQTWVREHHPENGEEAVTVLEDLESELDDPGQPVSLRRRKREVLVEEIVSQEEAQGLPNSGLDAVENQLKWASWELHSLRHCDDDARIENGALAPKQEIASAAESHEVPGSLNIGVPQIFKYGEACFPKGRFERKRNPSRKKQHICDECGKHFSQGSALILHQRIHSGEKPYGCVECGKAFSRSSILVQHQRVHTGEKPYKCLECGKAFSQNSGLINHQRIHTGEKPYECVQCGKSYSQSSNLFRHQRRHNAEKLLNVVKV, encoded by the exons ATGTCTGCACAGTCAGTGGAAGAAGATTCTATACTTATCATCCCAACTCCAGATGAAGAGGAAAAAATTCTGAGAGTGAAGCTGGAGGAGGATCCTGATGTTGAAGAGGGATCAAGTATCCCCTGGAACCATCTCCCTGACCCAGAAGTTTTCCGACAGCGATTCAGGCAGTTTGGATACCAGGATTCACCTGGACCCCGTGAAGCTGTGAGCCAGCTTCGAGAACTTTGCCGTCTATGGCTTAGGCCAGAAACACATACAAAAGAGCAAATCTTGGAGCTGGTTGTGCTGGAACAGTTTGTTGCCATCCTACCAAAGGAGCTGCAGACTTGGGTTCGGGAGCATCATCCAGAAAATGGAGAGGAGGCAGTGACAGTGCTGGAGGATTTAGAGAGTGAACTAGATGACCCTGGACAGCCG GTTTCTCTCCGCCGACGAAAACGAGAAGTGCTAGTAGAAGAGATAGTATCTCAAGAAGAAGCTCAGGGACTACCAAATTCTGGGCTTGATGCTGTGGAAAACCAGCTCAAGTGGGCATCTTGGGAGCTTCATTCCCTAAGGCACTGTG ATGATGATGCTAGAATTGAAAATGGAGCACTAGCACCAAAGCAGGAGATTGCTTCAGCAGCAGAATCTCATGAAGTTCCTGGCAGTCTCAATATAGGTGTtcctcaaatttttaaatatggagAAGCCTGTTTCCCCAagggcagatttgaaagaaagagaaacccCTCTCGAAAGAAACAACATATATGTGATGAATGTGGAAAACACTTCAGTCAGGGCTCAGCTCTTATTCTTCATCAAAGAATCCACAGTGGGGAGAAACCCTATGGATGTGTTGAATGTGGGAAAGCATTCAGCAGAAGTTCTATCCTTGTGCAACACCAGAGAGTACATACTGGAGAAAAACCTTACAAATGTCttgaatgtggaaaagcctttaGCCAGAATTCTGGGCttattaatcatcagagaatccATACTGGGGAGAAACCTTACGAATGCGTTCAGTGTGGGAAATCCTATAGTCAAAGCTCAAATCTTTTTAGACATCAGCGAAGACACAATGCAGAAAAACTTCTGAATGTTGTGAAAGtttaa